The proteins below come from a single Rhizobium etli CFN 42 genomic window:
- the panC gene encoding pantoate--beta-alanine ligase: protein MRVFSSIDELRHTLDALKRQGRNVGLVPTMGYLHAGHMELVARARAENDIVVVSIFVNPLQFGPAEDLSKYPRDLERDAAMLKQAGVNFLFAPGVGDMYPRPMKTVVDIPDLGRELEGAVRPGHFAGVATVVSKLFNIVQPQTAYFGEKDYQQVVIIKRMVEDLAVPVRVISVPTVRDADGLALSSRNVYLSLEERRAAVIVPQTLDEAERLIGDGLTDAKTLEAKLTEFLGREPLARPEVVAVRDATTLEPVTSIGGSVVVALFVRVGSTRLLDNRVIGDNRTIGGRNQPGKGVTK, encoded by the coding sequence ATGCGGGTTTTCTCGAGCATCGATGAGCTGCGCCACACGCTCGATGCGCTCAAACGCCAGGGGCGCAATGTCGGCCTCGTGCCGACGATGGGGTATCTTCATGCCGGTCATATGGAGCTCGTCGCGCGCGCTCGGGCCGAAAACGACATCGTCGTCGTCTCCATTTTCGTCAACCCGTTGCAGTTCGGCCCGGCCGAAGACCTCAGCAAATACCCGCGCGATCTGGAACGGGATGCCGCCATGCTCAAACAGGCCGGCGTAAATTTCCTCTTCGCCCCCGGCGTCGGGGACATGTATCCGCGCCCCATGAAAACCGTCGTCGACATTCCCGATCTCGGCCGCGAGCTGGAAGGCGCGGTTCGCCCCGGGCATTTCGCCGGCGTTGCCACCGTCGTCTCCAAGCTATTCAACATCGTGCAGCCGCAGACCGCTTACTTCGGAGAGAAGGACTACCAGCAGGTCGTCATCATTAAGCGCATGGTGGAGGATCTCGCCGTGCCGGTGCGGGTGATATCGGTGCCGACCGTCAGGGATGCAGACGGCCTGGCATTGTCGTCGCGCAATGTCTATCTCAGTCTGGAGGAGCGGCGCGCGGCGGTGATCGTCCCGCAGACACTCGACGAGGCGGAACGTCTGATTGGCGATGGCCTCACGGATGCCAAGACATTGGAAGCCAAGCTCACGGAATTTCTCGGACGCGAGCCTCTGGCGAGGCCCGAGGTCGTCGCCGTCAGGGATGCCACGACGCTTGAGCCGGTCACCTCAATCGGCGGGTCGGTCGTCGTGGCGCTCTTTGTCCGGGTCGGCTCGACGCGCCTTCTCGATAACCGGGTGATCGGCGACAACAGAACGATCGGCGGGCGAAACCAGCCGGGAAAGGGAGTGACGAAATGA
- the panB gene encoding 3-methyl-2-oxobutanoate hydroxymethyltransferase encodes MSAIGSQKRLTPPRISAMKGGKPIVCLTAYTTPMARLLDDHCDLLLVGDSLGMVLYGMETTIGVTLDMMIAHGKAVMRGVAKACVVVDMPFGSYQESKEVAFRNAVRILQETGCDAVKLEGGEEMAETIAFLTKRGIPVMGHIGLMPQQVQTAGGYRSVGHSEHETSKIRRDAHAIGGSGAFAVVIEGTVEPLAREVTSAMHIPTIGIGASAACDGQVLVSDDILGLFNDFKPRFVKRYDELGKRVADAVAAYAEDVRSRKFPAADHTFKRRP; translated from the coding sequence ATGAGCGCCATCGGATCGCAGAAGCGCCTGACGCCGCCCCGCATCTCAGCCATGAAGGGCGGCAAACCGATTGTCTGCCTGACCGCCTACACCACGCCGATGGCGCGACTTCTCGACGATCATTGCGACCTGCTGCTGGTCGGGGATTCGCTCGGCATGGTGCTCTATGGCATGGAGACGACCATCGGGGTCACACTCGATATGATGATCGCCCACGGCAAGGCCGTGATGCGCGGCGTCGCCAAGGCCTGCGTCGTCGTCGACATGCCGTTCGGCAGTTACCAGGAATCGAAAGAGGTTGCCTTCCGAAACGCCGTGCGCATCCTGCAGGAAACCGGCTGCGACGCCGTGAAGCTGGAAGGCGGCGAGGAGATGGCCGAGACGATTGCCTTTCTGACGAAGCGGGGGATCCCGGTCATGGGGCACATCGGGCTGATGCCGCAGCAGGTTCAGACTGCCGGCGGCTATCGTTCCGTTGGGCACTCAGAACACGAGACGTCGAAAATCCGGCGCGACGCCCATGCCATCGGCGGCTCGGGAGCCTTCGCCGTCGTCATTGAAGGCACCGTGGAACCGCTCGCGCGCGAGGTGACTTCAGCCATGCACATACCCACCATCGGCATCGGTGCCTCCGCCGCTTGCGACGGGCAGGTTCTAGTCTCTGACGATATTCTGGGGCTCTTCAACGATTTCAAGCCGCGTTTCGTCAAGCGTTACGACGAACTCGGCAAGAGGGTCGCGGATGCCGTCGCCGCCTATGCAGAGGACGTGCGCTCGCGAAAGTTCCCGGCAGCCGACCATACGTTCAAGCGACGGCCGTAA
- a CDS encoding hydrogen peroxide-inducible genes activator — MKNLTLKQLRYFEALARDGRFRRAADACAISQPALSMQIKELEQELGSELFERSAREVKLTPFGQTFALRVRDILRAVDELGEFARASRDSFLTRLRIGIIPTIAPYLLPTVINDLNKSFAGIQIEVRETQTGKLVHELAQGQLDMAIVALPVSEPSLTELELFREEFVLVRPHEDGDKPVPEREALREMRLLLLEEGHCFRDQALSFCKVGAARPREIMEGSSLSTLVQMVGAGIGVTLIPEMAVPVETRSAHVSISRFPSPQPSRTIGMVWRNSTPMAKQLQEVGEAVRRSAETMRQQYGGG; from the coding sequence ATGAAAAATCTTACCCTGAAACAGCTGCGGTATTTTGAAGCTTTGGCAAGGGACGGCCGATTTCGCCGTGCCGCCGATGCCTGCGCCATCTCCCAGCCGGCGCTTTCCATGCAGATCAAAGAACTTGAGCAGGAGTTGGGCAGCGAGCTCTTCGAGCGCAGCGCCCGCGAGGTGAAGCTCACTCCCTTCGGCCAGACCTTTGCACTGCGCGTTCGCGACATCCTGCGCGCCGTCGACGAGCTCGGCGAGTTTGCCCGCGCCTCGCGCGACAGCTTCCTCACGCGTCTGCGCATCGGCATCATCCCGACGATCGCGCCCTATCTGCTGCCTACTGTTATAAACGATCTTAACAAAAGCTTCGCCGGAATTCAGATCGAGGTGCGCGAAACGCAGACGGGCAAGCTGGTTCATGAACTGGCGCAGGGCCAGCTCGATATGGCAATCGTCGCGCTGCCGGTGTCTGAACCTTCGCTGACCGAACTCGAGCTGTTCAGGGAAGAGTTCGTGCTGGTCCGGCCCCACGAGGACGGCGACAAGCCGGTGCCCGAGCGCGAGGCGCTGCGCGAAATGCGGCTGCTGCTGCTCGAAGAGGGGCACTGCTTCCGCGACCAGGCCCTGTCATTCTGCAAGGTCGGGGCTGCCCGCCCGCGGGAAATCATGGAAGGCAGTTCGCTCTCCACGCTCGTCCAGATGGTCGGCGCCGGCATCGGCGTCACTCTGATCCCGGAAATGGCCGTTCCCGTCGAAACGCGCTCGGCCCACGTCTCGATCTCACGTTTTCCGTCGCCGCAGCCGTCGCGAACCATCGGCATGGTTTGGCGCAATTCCACGCCGATGGCCAAGCAGTTGCAGGAGGTTGGCGAGGCGGTGCGCCGGTCGGCGGAGACGATGCGTCAGCAGTATGGCGGCGGGTGA
- the katG gene encoding catalase/peroxidase HPI → MDNPTDTAGKCPVAHGNKPRGPSNRDWWPNQLNVQILHHNSGRADPLGKDFDYAEEFKKLDLDALKKDLHALMTDSQDWWPADFGHYGGLFIRMAWHSAGTYRITDGRGGAGQGQQRFAPLNSWPDNANLDKARRLLWPIKQKYGNRISWADLLILTGNVALESMGFKTFGFAGGRADVWEPEELYWGPEGTWLGDERYSGERQLAEPLGAVQMGLIYVNPEGPNGNPDPVAAARDIRETFARMAMNDEETVALIAGGHTFGKTHGAGDPSFIGAEPEGGAIEDQGLGWKSSFGTGVGKDAITAGLEVTWSQTPTKWSNYFFENLFAYEWELTKSPAGAHQWRAKNAEASIPDAYEPGKKHVPTMLTTDLSLRFDPIYEKISRRFLENPDQFADAFARAWFKLTHRDMGPKVRYLGPEVPAEDLIWQDVIPAVDHPLVDDKDIAELKAKVLATGLTVQELVSTAWASASTFRGSDKRGGANGARIRLAPQKDWEANQPAQLAKVLGVLEGIQKDFNAAQTGAKKISLADLIVLAGAAGVEKAAAAGGNAVSVPLTPGRMDASEAQTDAHSFAPLEPRIDGFRNYVNGKRLQFMKPEEALVDRAQLLTLTGPEMTVLVGGLRVLKAGNPEHGVFTSRPETLTNDFFVNLLDVATQWVPATGKEGVYEGRDRKTGAAKWTGTRVDLIFGSHSQLRAFAEVYGQADAKQKFVKDFVAAWNKVMNADRFDLV, encoded by the coding sequence ATGGACAACCCCACTGACACCGCAGGCAAATGTCCTGTGGCCCATGGCAACAAGCCGCGCGGCCCTTCCAACCGCGACTGGTGGCCGAACCAGCTGAACGTGCAGATTCTTCATCACAATTCCGGCCGCGCCGATCCGCTCGGTAAGGACTTCGATTATGCCGAAGAGTTCAAGAAGCTCGATCTCGACGCGCTGAAAAAGGACCTTCACGCGCTGATGACGGATTCGCAGGACTGGTGGCCGGCCGACTTCGGTCATTATGGCGGCCTCTTCATCCGCATGGCCTGGCACAGCGCCGGCACCTATCGCATCACCGACGGGCGCGGCGGCGCCGGGCAGGGTCAGCAGCGTTTTGCGCCGCTGAACAGCTGGCCGGACAATGCCAACCTTGACAAGGCCCGCCGTCTGCTTTGGCCGATCAAGCAGAAATACGGCAACCGCATCTCCTGGGCCGACCTTCTGATCCTCACCGGCAACGTCGCGCTCGAGTCCATGGGCTTTAAGACCTTCGGCTTCGCCGGCGGCCGCGCCGACGTCTGGGAGCCGGAAGAGCTCTACTGGGGTCCTGAAGGCACCTGGCTCGGCGACGAGCGCTATAGCGGCGAACGCCAGCTGGCCGAACCGCTTGGCGCCGTGCAGATGGGTCTCATCTACGTCAATCCCGAAGGCCCGAATGGCAATCCTGACCCGGTCGCTGCAGCGCGCGACATTCGCGAAACCTTCGCCCGCATGGCGATGAACGACGAGGAAACCGTGGCACTGATCGCCGGCGGTCATACCTTCGGCAAGACGCATGGCGCCGGCGATCCGTCCTTCATCGGCGCCGAGCCGGAAGGCGGCGCGATCGAGGACCAGGGCCTCGGCTGGAAGAGCTCTTTCGGCACCGGCGTCGGCAAGGACGCCATTACCGCCGGCCTCGAGGTTACCTGGTCGCAGACGCCGACCAAGTGGAGCAACTACTTCTTCGAAAACCTCTTTGCTTACGAGTGGGAGCTGACGAAGAGCCCGGCCGGGGCGCATCAGTGGCGGGCGAAGAACGCCGAAGCCTCAATTCCGGATGCCTATGAGCCGGGGAAGAAGCATGTCCCGACGATGCTGACCACGGATCTTTCGCTCCGCTTCGATCCGATCTACGAAAAAATCTCGCGCCGCTTCCTGGAGAATCCGGATCAGTTCGCCGACGCTTTCGCCCGCGCCTGGTTCAAGCTGACCCACCGCGACATGGGACCGAAAGTGCGTTACCTCGGCCCCGAAGTTCCGGCCGAAGACCTGATCTGGCAGGACGTGATCCCCGCCGTCGACCATCCCCTCGTCGACGACAAGGACATTGCCGAACTCAAGGCAAAGGTTCTCGCCACCGGCCTCACCGTGCAGGAATTGGTCTCGACCGCCTGGGCCTCGGCCTCGACCTTCCGCGGCTCCGACAAGCGCGGCGGCGCCAATGGCGCGCGCATCCGCCTTGCTCCGCAGAAGGATTGGGAAGCCAACCAGCCGGCCCAGCTCGCCAAGGTGCTCGGCGTTCTCGAAGGGATCCAGAAGGACTTCAACGCCGCCCAGACGGGGGCTAAGAAGATCTCGCTCGCCGACCTGATCGTTCTCGCCGGTGCCGCCGGTGTCGAGAAGGCGGCGGCAGCCGGCGGCAACGCCGTCAGCGTGCCCCTCACGCCGGGCCGCATGGACGCGTCCGAAGCCCAGACCGACGCGCATTCATTCGCGCCGCTCGAGCCGCGCATCGACGGCTTCCGCAACTATGTGAACGGCAAGCGCCTGCAGTTCATGAAGCCGGAAGAAGCGCTCGTCGACCGCGCCCAGCTCTTGACGCTGACCGGACCCGAGATGACCGTTCTCGTCGGCGGCCTGCGCGTGCTGAAGGCTGGCAACCCCGAGCATGGCGTGTTCACCTCGCGTCCAGAAACGCTGACGAACGACTTTTTTGTCAACCTGCTCGACGTGGCGACGCAGTGGGTTCCGGCCACCGGAAAGGAAGGCGTCTATGAGGGCCGCGACCGCAAGACGGGTGCCGCCAAATGGACCGGCACCCGCGTCGACCTGATCTTCGGCTCGCACTCGCAGCTGCGCGCCTTCGCCGAAGTCTACGGCCAGGCCGACGCCAAGCAGAAGTTCGTCAAGGACTTCGTCGCCGCCTGGAACAAGGTCATGAACGCCGACCGCTTCGACCTCGTCTGA
- a CDS encoding SDR family oxidoreductase, producing MNGLQGKVAAITGAASGIGLASTEAIIAAGGTVVMIDRDEAALDAACGRLGERAIALPLDLLKPEDCAGLLDGILAKVGQLDIFHANAGTYIGGDLVDANLDAIDRMLNLNVNVVIKNVRTVMPHMIGRGTGDIIVTSSVAGQAAVPWEPVYSPSKWAMHCFVQTMRRQLLKNGIRVGSVSPGPVSSALLKDWPEENLRKAKEAGALIEPRDVAEAVLFMLTRPRNVTIRDMVILPSSFDI from the coding sequence ATGAACGGTTTGCAAGGCAAAGTCGCGGCCATTACCGGAGCTGCCTCGGGCATTGGATTGGCGTCGACAGAAGCGATCATCGCGGCGGGCGGTACCGTCGTGATGATAGACCGGGACGAGGCGGCGCTGGACGCGGCCTGCGGCCGGCTGGGAGAAAGGGCGATCGCGCTGCCGCTCGACCTTCTCAAACCCGAGGATTGCGCCGGCCTGCTTGACGGCATTCTCGCCAAGGTCGGTCAGCTCGACATCTTCCACGCCAATGCCGGCACCTATATCGGCGGAGATCTGGTGGATGCAAACCTCGACGCGATCGACCGCATGCTCAATCTGAACGTGAACGTGGTCATAAAGAACGTCCGCACGGTCATGCCCCACATGATCGGAAGAGGGACGGGAGATATCATCGTCACCAGTTCGGTCGCGGGCCAAGCCGCGGTTCCATGGGAGCCGGTCTACTCCCCTTCGAAATGGGCGATGCATTGCTTCGTCCAGACCATGCGGCGGCAGCTCCTGAAAAACGGAATCCGCGTCGGATCCGTCTCGCCAGGCCCTGTCAGCAGCGCGCTGCTGAAAGACTGGCCGGAGGAAAACCTGCGCAAGGCAAAAGAGGCGGGCGCGTTGATCGAACCGCGAGACGTCGCCGAAGCCGTGCTCTTCATGCTGACCCGGCCACGCAACGTGACGATCCGCGACATGGTGATCCTGCCGAGCTCCTTCGACATTTAG
- a CDS encoding DUF3299 domain-containing protein has translation MMKLRPFFLTCAMLAFGFAWPFCDTFAAARPIFWSALRPADQAKATVPLSGKAVSAPQGETLAWHDERHPVDLTGFVLPIDQDGDLVYEFILVPWAGACSHMPSPPPNQLVRVVPQEPLHLERMYETVTVTGALRPGLDQAQFFMIDGVRVLAYGYSMSHAQVAKAMSTDDPDLLTLSPFGIVPR, from the coding sequence ATGATGAAGCTGAGACCGTTTTTCCTGACGTGCGCGATGCTGGCATTCGGTTTCGCATGGCCGTTTTGCGACACCTTCGCTGCAGCGCGGCCCATTTTCTGGAGCGCTTTGCGGCCGGCCGATCAGGCCAAGGCGACAGTGCCGCTGTCGGGCAAGGCGGTCAGCGCTCCGCAGGGCGAAACACTTGCCTGGCATGATGAGAGACATCCGGTCGACTTGACGGGCTTCGTCCTGCCGATCGACCAGGACGGCGACCTTGTCTACGAATTCATACTGGTGCCCTGGGCCGGAGCCTGCAGCCACATGCCCTCCCCTCCACCCAACCAGCTGGTGCGTGTCGTTCCGCAGGAGCCTTTGCATCTTGAGAGAATGTACGAGACCGTCACCGTGACGGGCGCGCTGCGGCCCGGCCTGGATCAAGCGCAGTTCTTCATGATCGACGGTGTGCGCGTTCTTGCCTACGGCTACAGCATGAGCCATGCCCAGGTGGCGAAGGCGATGTCGACCGATGATCCCGATCTGCTGACGCTCTCGCCTTTCGGTATTGTACCTCGTTAG
- a CDS encoding pyridoxamine 5'-phosphate oxidase family protein yields the protein MDLTDIDASAWAELETAAAGPRSGFRYVNLCSVDVEDRPQARMVVLRAADRATRSLEFHTDTRSPKWLELSANPQVTVLGFCPQARLQLRLQGTVERHGPGSESAEAAWEKLPNRTRMTYTGGPPGDECAFETMGELPEPRDEAEGKARFGVLSFRARTLDWFQLRQQDNRRALFSYDEIGALSNSRWVNP from the coding sequence GTGGATCTCACTGACATCGACGCCTCGGCATGGGCGGAACTCGAAACGGCTGCGGCAGGTCCACGGTCGGGTTTCCGCTATGTGAACCTCTGCTCGGTCGACGTCGAAGATAGGCCGCAGGCGCGCATGGTGGTATTGCGGGCGGCGGACAGAGCGACGCGCAGCCTTGAATTTCATACCGATACGCGTAGCCCGAAATGGCTGGAGCTTTCGGCGAATCCTCAAGTTACGGTGCTCGGCTTCTGCCCGCAGGCCCGGCTGCAGCTTCGGCTTCAAGGCACGGTCGAACGCCATGGCCCCGGAAGCGAAAGCGCCGAGGCAGCTTGGGAAAAGCTGCCCAACCGGACGCGGATGACTTATACCGGCGGGCCGCCGGGCGATGAATGCGCCTTCGAAACCATGGGCGAATTGCCGGAGCCTCGCGACGAAGCGGAGGGGAAGGCGCGCTTTGGCGTCCTGAGTTTTCGCGCCCGGACGCTGGACTGGTTTCAATTGCGCCAGCAGGACAACCGAAGAGCCCTGTTCAGCTATGACGAAATCGGCGCCCTCTCCAATTCGCGATGGGTCAATCCGTGA
- a CDS encoding SDR family oxidoreductase yields MSEGKVALITAGGSGMGAAAARRLAADGYRVAVLSSSGKGEALADELGGVGVTGSNQSNDDLKRLVALAMERWGRIDALVNSAGHGPRAPILEISDEDWHKGMEIYFLSAVRPIRLVTPIMEAQGGGAIVNISTAWAFEPSPMFPTSAVARAGLASFTKIFADTYAPKNIRMNNVLPGWIDSLPATDERRDSVPMGRYGTSEEIAATIAFLLSEGAGYITGQNIRVDGGIARSV; encoded by the coding sequence GTGTCTGAAGGAAAAGTCGCTCTCATCACCGCCGGCGGGTCCGGCATGGGCGCTGCAGCCGCAAGGAGGCTTGCAGCGGACGGCTATCGCGTCGCCGTTCTCTCCTCCTCCGGCAAGGGAGAGGCGCTGGCCGACGAACTCGGCGGCGTCGGCGTCACCGGCTCGAACCAGTCGAATGACGACCTGAAGCGACTCGTCGCTCTGGCGATGGAAAGATGGGGCCGGATCGATGCGCTGGTCAATTCCGCCGGTCACGGTCCGCGCGCGCCGATCCTCGAAATTTCGGATGAGGACTGGCACAAGGGCATGGAGATCTATTTCCTGAGCGCCGTGCGGCCGATCCGGCTGGTGACGCCGATCATGGAAGCGCAGGGCGGCGGCGCGATCGTCAACATTTCGACGGCATGGGCCTTCGAGCCTTCGCCGATGTTCCCGACGTCGGCGGTCGCCCGTGCGGGCCTGGCGAGCTTCACCAAGATCTTCGCCGACACTTACGCGCCCAAGAACATCCGCATGAACAACGTCCTGCCCGGCTGGATCGACAGCCTACCCGCCACCGACGAGCGGCGCGACAGCGTTCCAATGGGCCGTTATGGCACGAGCGAGGAAATCGCCGCCACTATCGCCTTCCTCCTATCGGAGGGTGCGGGCTACATCACCGGCCAGAACATCCGCGTCGACGGCGGCATCGCCCGTTCCGTCTGA